ACAGTGAGTGGGGGCCGGGGGGATGGATGCAGCTGGCTGGAGCGACTGCAGcctctcggggtggggggaaggcgcTCTGCACACGTCCTGAGGCACTCTTGTCCCCCTCGCTTGTTCTCTCTTTTTCTGGGTCTTTCAGGAAGGTGGCCCCTGGGGgtctggcggctgctgctgctgctttgggggcaggagggcaggctGCCTCGGGGTCTGGCCCAGCAGGGCTCCTTGCAGGTGGCAGCAAGCCGGGCTTGTTCCCTCTGCTGAGTAGGGTCCGCCTTGCTCTGCCCTCTGGTGGGGAGACTCCCTGGGGGGCTGCCCCAGATTCCCCTGcggggaaggggctgcagctccgaggaggagcccctgctggGCAGGCCGAAGGtggtccccggttccctccccagcagcatctcccgggcaggcaggcaggctgggagagacgcctgagccggaggccctggagagctgctgccagtcagggaggccagactgagctagatgggccgagGGTCcaactcggtaggaggcagcttcctatgtatgttcctaatGCATGTGAGCTCCCACCtttttagtattagtattagtatttgtattatttagtattatatcccgctcttcctccaaggagccccagagcggtgtacttcatacttgggtttctttctcacaacaaccctgtcaagtaggttaggctgagagagaagtgtctggcccagggtcacccagctagttttatggctgaatggagattttgaacttgggtctccccggtgctAGTCCGGCACGCTAACCACAGCACTGCACTAGCTCTCTTGGCTTCCTTAATTTTAAtaattccttggagaggagagctggtcttatggtagcaagcatgattggtccccatagctaagcagggtctgccctggttgcatctgaatgggagactagaagtgtgtgagcactgtaagatcttcccctcaggggatggagctgctctgggaagagcagaaggttcccagttccctccctggcagcatctccaagaaagggccgagagagattcctgcctgcaaccttggagaagccgctgccagtctgggtagaaaatcctgagctagatggaccagtggtctgactcagtatatggcagtttcctatgttccttgactTCCTTAATTTCTTTCTGAATACATAAGTGGAACTCTTGGGCTCTCTTGAAAAAGGGTCGCCATGAGGGACAACCCTGCTCCTTCCCTTCTGTCCCCTTCGCCATTTGCTATTGCCCTGGCCTCAGAAACGCCCCCAGTGGGACCTTAAACGCCTTCTGGCAAGACGCGCCCTGTCCTGGGTTCTAGGAACGgggtgttaaggtgctcttcaaggtcttttggaactgcacccagggcgccaatgaccactgggattattttggtctttttctgccacagcctttcaattgcaatttgtagatctttgtatttggtgattttttctatttctttttcttgtattctgctatcccctggtattgctatgtcgattattttgacttgtttttctttcttctcgactacagtcatatctggtgtattgtgtggcagatgtttgtctgtttgtagtcggaagtcccataatatttttacatcttcatcttcttcaactttttcaattgtatggtcccaccaatttttggctacaggtagcttgtattttttgcagatgttccagtgtatcatccctactttgtcatgcctttgtttgtagtcagtctgtgtgactacaaattattattactacaaattattattattattttattttactttatatcccgctcttcctccaaggagcccagagctgtgtactgcatacttaagtttctcctcacaacaaccctgtgaagtaggttaggctgagagagaagtgactggcccagagtcacccagcaagtctcctggctgaatggggatttgaactcgggtctccccagtcctagtccagcactctaaccactataccacgctggcaccCACACTTTAGAGCCCACACTTCAAAATAGATGACCTGCTTTGCTCTTCCCCCAACAGACTTCACGGGAGCAAGAGAGGCCAGGAACACGGAGGAAGCCAAGCTGCTCTACGTCCGGAGGGAGCCAGAAACTTGTGAGAAAACCTTGACTCTCAGAAGCTGGAATTGTACCCTCATATGACACACTTCCTGGGCTGTGACCGTGGAGTGAGGAGGCAGatcccgggggcggggggggggggggccttctctTCCTCATCCTCATGCCCCAAACAGCTCCATTCCTGCTGGAACAGGACTGTGTGTCTGGAAGGCTTTGTAGCCAATAACACTCTTGTGCAGTTGTTAACAATagcctgtgtgtgtctgtcctggAAACTTCTTGGTCAGGTAACATgcacgtttgtgtgtgtgtgtgtttgataacTGATTGG
The Hemicordylus capensis ecotype Gifberg chromosome 14, rHemCap1.1.pri, whole genome shotgun sequence genome window above contains:
- the LOC128337511 gene encoding speckle targeted PIP5K1A-regulated poly(A) polymerase-like — protein: MVSGPDRFRAGIMAALEDVESLPRGGFRCRLCHVPVANNFTGAREARNTEEAKLLYVRREPETCEKTLTLRSWNCTLI